One window of the Archangium primigenium genome contains the following:
- a CDS encoding PTS sugar transporter subunit IIB: MITLVRVDNRLIHGQVVEAWLPHLKVSRVVVADDEASESPLVRAAMALAVPSAVEVLILPLAQVDFPALSRDALKTLLLLRDVAAAPFCLTHGLKLEHLNLGNVHFATGRRQVSASVFLTEAEVQTLTRLGEGGTHVEARAVPSEKPVELSELRERWARAG; the protein is encoded by the coding sequence GTGATCACCCTGGTCCGTGTCGACAATCGCCTCATCCATGGACAGGTCGTCGAGGCCTGGCTACCCCACCTGAAGGTGTCCCGGGTGGTCGTGGCCGACGATGAGGCGTCCGAGAGCCCCCTGGTCCGCGCCGCCATGGCGCTGGCCGTGCCGAGCGCCGTCGAGGTGCTGATCCTCCCGCTCGCCCAGGTGGACTTCCCGGCCCTCTCCCGCGATGCCCTCAAGACGCTCCTGTTGCTCCGGGACGTGGCCGCGGCGCCCTTCTGCCTGACCCACGGGCTCAAGCTCGAGCACCTGAACCTGGGCAACGTGCACTTCGCCACGGGCCGGCGGCAGGTGTCCGCGTCCGTGTTCCTCACCGAGGCGGAGGTGCAGACGCTCACCCGGCTGGGCGAGGGCGGCACGCACGTGGAGGCTCGGGCGGTGCCCTCGGAGAAGCCGGTGGAATTGAGCGAGCTGCGCGAGCGCTGGGCCAGGGCGGGCTAG
- the ptsP gene encoding phosphoenolpyruvate--protein phosphotransferase, giving the protein MSSQASPTLSLKGIGASPGVAVGHAYILDRKRVRTPKLRLAEAEVDPERQRMRTALDQSDLQLSDLKDQISRTEGPEHALILEAHRLMLHDPMFVDEVNRLIVEDRINAEWAVRRVARKLKHLFDNIPDEYFRERRSDVEYVADRVVRNLLGQVVDEEVALPEHAVVVAHDLSPADAAMLVRGGQVAGFVTDLGGHTSHTAIVARARSTPAVLGAGRASEQISPGDLVALDGTRGIILVNPSEEQLALFQETMRRHQESETRALAAKDLPAQSTDGYRIRLVGNIEFPEELPSLLAHGAEGIGLYRTEFMFLDRKTPPGEDEQYRAYRQVLEAMDGRPVTIRTLDLGGDKVPGKGRHEKEPNPAMGLRAIRYCLANRELFRVQLRALLRASVHGHLRVMFPLISGMSELREARTELEACRTELGRAGVPLGKRVPVGIMVETPSAALIADRLAQEADFFSIGTNDLIQYSLAIDRQNREVAYLYKPLHLSVLRSLRNIVTAAKEAHIPVSMCGEMAGDPIYSLVLLALGFDELSMTAGQIPTVKNVLRHSSREEAQKLLTQAMGLTTAEEIERFIRTEMDKRFASEG; this is encoded by the coding sequence GTGAGCAGCCAGGCCTCCCCCACGTTGAGTCTCAAGGGCATCGGCGCCTCCCCGGGCGTGGCGGTGGGCCACGCCTACATCCTCGACCGCAAGCGCGTGCGCACGCCCAAGCTGCGTCTGGCCGAGGCGGAGGTCGACCCCGAGCGCCAGCGCATGCGCACGGCGCTGGACCAGTCCGACCTGCAGTTGTCGGACCTCAAGGATCAAATCTCCCGCACGGAAGGGCCCGAGCACGCCCTCATCCTCGAGGCGCACCGGCTCATGCTCCACGATCCCATGTTCGTGGACGAGGTGAACCGGCTCATCGTCGAGGACCGCATCAACGCCGAGTGGGCGGTGCGGCGGGTGGCGCGCAAGCTCAAGCACCTGTTCGACAACATCCCGGACGAGTACTTCCGCGAGCGCCGCTCGGACGTGGAGTACGTGGCGGACCGCGTGGTGCGCAACCTCCTGGGCCAGGTCGTGGACGAGGAGGTGGCGCTGCCCGAGCACGCCGTGGTGGTGGCGCACGACCTGTCCCCCGCGGACGCGGCCATGCTCGTGCGCGGCGGCCAGGTGGCCGGCTTCGTCACGGACCTGGGCGGCCACACGAGCCACACGGCCATCGTGGCGCGCGCCCGCTCCACCCCGGCGGTGCTCGGCGCGGGGCGCGCCAGCGAGCAGATCTCTCCCGGGGACCTGGTCGCCCTGGACGGCACGCGCGGCATCATCCTGGTGAACCCCTCCGAGGAGCAGCTCGCGCTGTTCCAGGAGACCATGCGCCGGCACCAGGAGAGCGAGACCCGGGCGCTCGCGGCCAAGGACTTGCCGGCCCAGAGCACCGACGGCTACCGCATCCGCCTGGTGGGCAACATCGAGTTCCCCGAGGAGCTGCCCTCGCTCCTGGCCCACGGCGCCGAGGGCATCGGCCTGTACCGCACCGAGTTCATGTTCCTCGACCGCAAGACGCCGCCGGGCGAGGACGAGCAGTACCGCGCCTACCGGCAGGTGCTCGAGGCCATGGACGGGCGGCCGGTGACCATCCGCACGCTGGACCTGGGCGGGGACAAGGTGCCGGGCAAGGGCCGCCACGAGAAGGAGCCCAACCCGGCCATGGGCCTTCGCGCCATCCGCTACTGCCTGGCCAACCGGGAGCTGTTCCGGGTGCAGCTGCGAGCCCTCTTGCGCGCGAGCGTGCACGGGCACCTGCGCGTCATGTTCCCGCTCATCAGCGGCATGAGCGAGCTGCGCGAGGCGCGCACCGAGCTGGAGGCGTGCCGCACGGAGCTGGGCCGCGCGGGCGTGCCGCTCGGCAAGCGCGTGCCGGTGGGCATCATGGTGGAGACGCCCAGCGCGGCGCTCATCGCGGACCGGCTCGCCCAGGAGGCCGACTTCTTCTCCATCGGGACGAACGATCTCATCCAGTACTCGCTCGCCATCGACCGGCAGAACCGCGAGGTCGCCTACCTCTACAAGCCCCTGCACCTGTCGGTGCTGCGCTCCTTGCGCAACATCGTCACGGCCGCCAAGGAGGCGCACATCCCCGTGTCCATGTGCGGGGAGATGGCGGGCGATCCCATCTACTCCCTGGTGCTGCTGGCGCTCGGCTTCGACGAGCTGTCCATGACGGCCGGTCAGATTCCCACGGTGAAGAACGTGCTGCGCCACTCCAGCCGCGAGGAGGCCCAGAAGCTGCTCACCCAGGCCATGGGGTTGACCACCGCCGAGGAGATCGAGCGCTTCATCCGCACCGAGATGGACAAGCGCTTCGCCTCGGAAGGCTGA
- a CDS encoding HPr family phosphocarrier protein: MASVAEGTFEIVNTLGLHARAAAQLVKVANRFKSDVSLECEGQRANAKSIMGVLMLAAGLGMQVTVTCKGDDADACLLEIKKLIADRFGESN, translated from the coding sequence ATGGCGAGCGTGGCCGAAGGGACATTCGAGATCGTCAACACCCTCGGGCTGCATGCCCGGGCGGCGGCGCAACTGGTGAAGGTGGCCAACCGCTTCAAGAGCGACGTGTCGCTCGAGTGCGAGGGCCAGCGCGCCAACGCCAAGTCCATCATGGGCGTGTTGATGCTGGCGGCGGGCCTGGGCATGCAGGTGACGGTGACCTGCAAGGGCGACGACGCGGACGCCTGCCTCCTGGAGATCAAGAAGCTCATCGCCGACCGCTTCGGCGAGTCGAACTGA
- a CDS encoding PTS system mannose/fructose/sorbose family transporter subunit IID, with translation MTAPPVLSRGVLLRVFLRSLFLQASWNPQGMQNLGLAYAIYPALERLYPEKKALEEAVRRHLVFFNTHPYVAAAIVGGVLHHEQRVARGEESPDKVVAFKAALMGPLAALGDGFFWLSLKPATGAVSAALVPLVGVWAVGLFLLLYNGVHFTLRARLYLLGLLLGDRLVEAVARVNLPGRGAKLRMVGAACAGGLAAWLAVTFGLRAGGWFTPLLSVGCLALGALSYVLVARRVPSYVVLYVAAVLACGAGAFL, from the coding sequence ATGACGGCCCCGCCCGTGCTCTCCCGCGGCGTGCTGCTGCGCGTCTTCCTGCGCTCGCTCTTCCTGCAGGCCTCGTGGAATCCCCAGGGCATGCAGAACCTGGGACTGGCCTACGCCATCTACCCGGCCCTGGAGCGGCTCTACCCGGAGAAGAAGGCCCTGGAGGAGGCGGTGCGCCGCCACCTCGTCTTCTTCAACACCCACCCCTACGTGGCGGCGGCCATCGTGGGCGGCGTGCTCCACCACGAGCAGCGCGTGGCGCGCGGCGAGGAGTCCCCGGACAAGGTCGTGGCCTTCAAGGCCGCGCTCATGGGCCCGCTGGCGGCCCTGGGGGATGGCTTCTTCTGGTTGTCACTCAAACCAGCCACCGGCGCGGTGAGCGCGGCGCTGGTGCCCTTGGTGGGCGTGTGGGCGGTGGGCCTCTTCCTCTTGCTCTACAACGGGGTGCACTTCACGCTCCGGGCGCGGCTCTACCTGCTGGGCCTGCTGCTCGGGGACCGGCTGGTGGAGGCGGTGGCGCGCGTCAACCTGCCGGGCCGGGGCGCGAAGCTGCGCATGGTGGGCGCGGCGTGCGCGGGCGGACTCGCGGCCTGGCTGGCCGTCACCTTCGGCCTGCGCGCCGGGGGCTGGTTCACGCCGCTGCTATCCGTGGGCTGTCTGGCCCTCGGGGCGCTATCGTACGTGCTGGTGGCGCGACGGGTGCCCAGCTACGTGGTGTTGTATGTCGCCGCGGTCCTGGCCTGTGGGGCCGGGGCCTTCTTGTAG
- the hprK gene encoding HPr(Ser) kinase/phosphatase: MNSIRVSQLLEDREFDLQLTLVAGERGRQRRINSSRIQKPGLALTGFTEHLHPHRVQVFGNTEVSYLLTLPLERQHEVLDSLFEEELACIVVTKGIEPPPALSEACEKAGLTLMRTPLLSSAFIQQVQAFLDESLTESSSLHGVLIDVFGVGILLLGKSGIGKSEIALDLVMRGHRLVADDIVDVTRRRQGVYGTGNAVIRHHMEIRGLGIINVKDLFGVSAVRERKLIELVIELHEWDPNQEYDRLGVEDRFMNIVGVDVPLSVVPVRPGRNMTTIIEVAARNQLLKQQGHHSAREFAERLNRAIAEGATRRSKREEVE, from the coding sequence ATGAACTCTATCCGCGTATCCCAGCTGCTCGAAGACCGCGAGTTCGACCTCCAGCTCACGCTGGTGGCCGGCGAGCGCGGTCGGCAGCGGCGCATCAACTCCTCGCGCATCCAGAAGCCCGGACTGGCGCTCACGGGCTTCACCGAGCACCTGCACCCCCACCGCGTCCAGGTCTTCGGCAACACGGAGGTGTCCTACCTGCTGACGCTCCCGCTCGAGCGGCAGCACGAGGTGCTCGACTCGCTCTTCGAGGAGGAGCTGGCGTGCATCGTGGTGACCAAGGGCATCGAGCCGCCCCCGGCCCTGAGCGAGGCGTGCGAGAAGGCCGGGCTCACGCTCATGCGCACCCCGCTGCTCTCCAGCGCCTTCATCCAGCAGGTGCAGGCCTTCCTGGACGAGTCGCTCACCGAGTCGAGCAGCCTGCACGGCGTGCTCATCGACGTGTTCGGCGTGGGCATCCTCCTGCTCGGCAAGAGCGGCATCGGCAAGAGCGAGATCGCCCTGGACCTGGTGATGCGGGGCCACCGGCTGGTGGCCGATGACATCGTGGACGTGACGCGCCGGCGCCAGGGCGTCTACGGCACGGGCAACGCCGTCATCCGCCACCACATGGAGATCCGCGGCCTGGGCATCATCAACGTGAAGGACCTGTTCGGCGTGTCCGCGGTGCGCGAGCGCAAGCTCATCGAGCTCGTCATCGAGCTGCACGAGTGGGATCCGAACCAGGAGTATGACCGCCTGGGCGTGGAGGACCGCTTCATGAACATCGTGGGCGTGGACGTCCCGCTCTCGGTGGTGCCCGTGCGCCCGGGCCGCAACATGACGACCATCATCGAGGTGGCCGCGCGCAACCAGCTGCTCAAGCAGCAGGGCCACCACTCGGCGCGCGAGTTCGCCGAGCGTCTCAACCGCGCCATCGCCGAGGGGGCGACGCGCCGCTCCAAGCGGGAGGAAGTCGAGTGA
- a CDS encoding MgtC/SapB family protein, producing the protein MPPIDDSMIVGRLLVAFGLGFVLGFEREIRGQQAGLRTHMLVCLGACLFTLCSIFIAVPLAGGESEEIRADIGRIASQIVVGISFLGGGAILRQDSRIRGLTTAANLWLTASVGLATGLGFILAAVLTVLLALFTLVGLRGLEPLVQRLRLRLKLTEEDAPPPPSRPRDD; encoded by the coding sequence ATGCCGCCCATCGACGACAGCATGATCGTGGGGCGGCTGCTGGTCGCGTTCGGGCTGGGGTTCGTCCTCGGCTTCGAGCGGGAGATCCGGGGACAACAGGCGGGCCTGCGCACCCACATGCTCGTGTGTCTGGGGGCCTGCCTCTTCACCCTGTGCAGCATCTTCATCGCCGTGCCACTCGCCGGGGGGGAGTCCGAGGAGATCCGCGCCGACATCGGCCGCATCGCCAGTCAGATCGTCGTGGGCATCAGCTTCCTCGGGGGTGGCGCCATCCTCCGGCAGGACAGCCGCATCCGGGGGCTGACCACCGCGGCCAACCTGTGGCTCACCGCCTCGGTGGGGCTCGCCACGGGGCTCGGGTTCATCCTGGCCGCCGTGCTCACGGTGCTGCTCGCCCTGTTCACCCTGGTGGGGTTGCGGGGGCTGGAGCCCCTCGTCCAGCGGCTGCGGCTGCGCCTGAAGCTCACCGAGGAGGACGCGCCCCCGCCGCCGTCCAGGCCCCGAGACGATTAG
- a CDS encoding DUF47 domain-containing protein yields the protein MLEKLMPRADAFFDDFDAQCAVTVEGTRLLHALLQDYRDVESRVQALKDLERRGDTVTHQAFQRLHQQVITPFDRTQIHHLLSRIDDVLDFTHAAAARLQFYEIPSILPEAAELARLLVLCAEKVREGVGTLRSLKRPEQILAGCKEIRRLEALADETLRAGLGALYKSGVDPLTVIKWKEIYDLLETATDKCQDVADIIEGVVLENA from the coding sequence ATGCTCGAGAAACTGATGCCCAGGGCGGATGCGTTCTTCGACGACTTCGACGCCCAGTGCGCCGTCACCGTGGAGGGCACGCGCCTCTTGCACGCCCTGCTCCAGGACTACCGGGACGTGGAGTCCCGGGTCCAGGCGCTCAAGGACTTGGAGCGCCGCGGCGACACCGTCACCCACCAGGCCTTCCAGCGGCTGCACCAGCAGGTCATCACCCCGTTCGATCGCACGCAGATCCACCACCTGCTCTCGCGCATCGACGACGTGCTGGACTTCACCCACGCGGCGGCGGCGCGGCTGCAGTTCTACGAGATTCCGTCCATCCTGCCCGAGGCGGCCGAGCTGGCGCGGCTGCTCGTGCTGTGCGCGGAGAAGGTGCGCGAGGGCGTGGGCACGCTGCGCAGCCTCAAGCGGCCCGAGCAGATCCTCGCCGGCTGCAAGGAGATCCGCCGCCTGGAGGCGCTGGCGGACGAGACGCTGCGCGCGGGGCTCGGCGCGCTCTACAAGAGCGGGGTGGATCCCCTCACCGTCATCAAATGGAAGGAGATCTACGACCTGCTCGAGACCGCCACGGACAAGTGCCAGGACGTGGCGGACATCATCGAGGGCGTGGTGCTGGAGAACGCCTGA
- a CDS encoding PTS sugar transporter subunit IIA, translating into MVGLVVASHGRLADELVTTAEQIVGKLSAVATCNIEPGTSLEDLRAKMRRAVTEVDQGDGVIVMADLFGGTPCKESLMMCSERCQGLLEVLAGVNLPMLLKANSLRSEQMPLAEMAAQLASHGQRNITCASALLREAQQRQQQQQSAQRT; encoded by the coding sequence ATGGTCGGCCTCGTAGTGGCATCACACGGACGTCTGGCGGACGAGCTGGTGACGACTGCTGAGCAGATCGTGGGCAAATTGTCCGCGGTGGCTACCTGCAACATCGAACCGGGCACCTCCCTGGAAGATCTCCGGGCGAAGATGCGCCGGGCGGTGACCGAGGTGGATCAGGGTGACGGCGTCATCGTCATGGCCGATCTCTTCGGCGGCACTCCCTGCAAGGAATCCCTGATGATGTGTTCGGAGCGCTGTCAGGGGCTGCTCGAGGTGCTCGCGGGCGTCAACCTGCCCATGCTGCTCAAGGCCAACTCGCTGCGCTCGGAGCAGATGCCGCTCGCGGAGATGGCCGCGCAGCTCGCCTCCCATGGCCAGCGCAACATCACCTGCGCCTCGGCCCTGTTGAGGGAAGCCCAGCAGCGTCAGCAGCAGCAACAGAGCGCTCAGCGAACTTGA
- the rapZ gene encoding RNase adapter RapZ: protein MSNTPAKHIVVITGMSGSGKSTAIRALEDVGFFCIDNLPVLLLPKLTELAGGGQFEHLAIVVDAREGIFLHEAPRILDDVRRVGHHVEVLFLDASDDSLIRRFSETRRRHPLAPQGTVAEGLHAERLRLKDLRELADQVIDSSVLNVHDLKRMVQGRFNPEPASGPALSVMSFGFRHGVPPQADLVLDVRFLPNPYFVPELKGLTGKDPRVAAYVMDREETQQFMEKVVDLCRFLFPRYQKEGKAYLTVALGCTGGKHRSVAIAESLSQRLAGDQTRVQLWHRDVEKE, encoded by the coding sequence GTGAGCAACACCCCGGCCAAGCACATCGTCGTCATCACGGGCATGTCCGGCTCGGGCAAGTCCACCGCCATCCGCGCCCTGGAGGACGTGGGCTTCTTCTGCATCGACAACCTGCCCGTGCTGCTCTTGCCCAAGCTCACCGAACTCGCCGGCGGCGGCCAGTTCGAGCACCTGGCCATCGTGGTGGACGCGCGCGAGGGCATCTTCCTGCACGAGGCGCCGCGCATCCTCGATGACGTGCGCCGCGTGGGCCACCACGTGGAGGTGCTCTTCCTGGACGCGAGCGACGACAGCCTCATCCGCCGCTTCAGCGAGACGCGCCGCCGCCATCCGCTCGCGCCCCAGGGCACCGTGGCCGAGGGCCTGCACGCCGAGCGCCTGCGGCTCAAGGATCTGCGCGAGCTGGCCGACCAGGTCATCGACTCGTCGGTGCTCAACGTGCACGACTTGAAGCGCATGGTGCAGGGGCGCTTCAACCCCGAGCCCGCCAGCGGGCCCGCCCTGTCCGTCATGAGCTTCGGCTTCCGCCACGGGGTGCCGCCCCAGGCGGACCTGGTGCTCGACGTGCGCTTCCTGCCCAACCCCTACTTCGTCCCCGAGCTCAAGGGGCTCACCGGCAAGGATCCGCGCGTGGCCGCCTACGTCATGGACCGCGAGGAGACCCAGCAGTTCATGGAGAAGGTGGTGGACCTCTGCCGCTTCCTCTTCCCGCGCTACCAGAAGGAGGGCAAGGCCTACCTCACCGTGGCGCTCGGGTGCACCGGCGGCAAACACCGCTCGGTCGCCATCGCCGAGTCCCTCAGCCAGCGGCTCGCCGGCGATCAGACGCGCGTGCAACTGTGGCACCGCGACGTCGAGAAGGAATGA
- a CDS encoding PTS sugar transporter subunit IIC, whose protein sequence is MGVGWTQVALAGIWGGLVAVERKAFLQAMFSRPLVAATIMGGLLDDVQAGLFVGLLLELFHLGGANLGASLPDHDTLSATSVSAAAAGMSNAWWLSQGGVGGLPSSEPFFWSTAVLLFIGLGRVGRWVDRRLERYAARLAKKALLLAEAGELTRAMRQNLWGVWPHFVVFGAITSACALVGWGLGPWVARLPLPVLRGLDWAYPAMAAVCAAIAARGSHAKRASFYALLGAGAVCLAVLLVVLLAVLKERA, encoded by the coding sequence GTGGGCGTGGGCTGGACCCAGGTGGCGCTCGCCGGCATCTGGGGCGGCCTCGTGGCGGTGGAGCGCAAGGCCTTCCTCCAGGCCATGTTCTCCCGGCCGCTGGTGGCGGCCACCATCATGGGCGGCCTGCTCGACGACGTTCAGGCGGGCCTGTTCGTGGGGCTGCTCCTGGAGCTGTTCCACCTGGGCGGCGCCAACCTGGGAGCCTCCCTGCCGGACCACGACACGCTGTCGGCCACGAGCGTCTCGGCGGCGGCGGCGGGCATGTCCAACGCGTGGTGGCTGTCCCAGGGCGGCGTGGGCGGCCTGCCCTCCTCCGAGCCCTTCTTCTGGTCCACCGCGGTGCTGCTCTTCATCGGCCTGGGCCGGGTGGGGCGCTGGGTGGATCGGCGGCTGGAGCGCTACGCGGCGCGGCTGGCCAAGAAGGCGCTCCTCCTGGCCGAGGCGGGCGAGCTCACGCGCGCCATGCGCCAGAACCTGTGGGGCGTGTGGCCGCACTTCGTCGTCTTCGGCGCCATCACCTCCGCGTGCGCGCTGGTGGGCTGGGGGCTCGGGCCCTGGGTGGCGCGCCTGCCCCTGCCCGTGCTGCGGGGGCTCGACTGGGCCTACCCCGCCATGGCCGCGGTCTGCGCCGCCATCGCCGCGCGCGGCAGCCACGCCAAGCGCGCCTCGTTCTATGCGCTGCTGGGCGCGGGCGCCGTGTGTCTGGCGGTGCTCCTGGTGGTGCTCCTGGCGGTGCTCAAGGAGCGTGCATGA